From the genome of Gloeocapsa sp. PCC 73106:
TTTCGGTAAAATAATGGGAGAATCTGTCATAAATTGACAAGTTTCAATATCTTCTAAAAGGGCAACGCTATTATGGAGTGTGATTAGGTTCATTTTAGCTTATCTCCTTTTCAGATAGGATAAATGGTGGTTAATCTAGGATAATTTTCTTCCAAGGGTATAATCCAAGCACTTCTAATTTTTGATGTTCCTACCTGAGTCTCCATTATAAAATCAATCACATATTGTTTTCCATGTTGACTGGTGGTAGTGTAACTTGCGTGTTGAGTGTTAACTGCTTCAAAAATGGCTGTGATTAGTGTTTCTTGATTATTCACAGTGATACCCAATTTAGCCTTAAAGAGACGTGCTTTGTGTTTGCCATCCTTGTGTTCAAAATTAAGAGCATAAGTAGTCAATTTCTCAACAAGTTGCTCCCGTCGAATGCTATCTCGATAAGGCAATTTCATACTGTCAAGTCTAAAGTCTATTTACCCGTTTTGGTGATTAAAGTATCTGGATTTGGCAGCACCTTTAAGCCTTTTAGAAATTACTTGGTAAATATAGATCGGAACTCACTGTGATATCTAAATCCTGGTTGGGGTTGATAGAGATTAACTCTTGACTGGGTTTAGGTCCAAAAATCCAACCCGCTAGGGCGCCAAAACCTGCACCTCCTAAGACTTCTTCGGTGGCGATCGCAGTATCTCCCGTTACAGCCGCTAACACCGTCGCTGCAGCCGCTCCTACTACCGCACCTTGCACAATAGCGCGACCATTGGTACCCTTGGTGATTTCTTCTGTGCGGGTTACAACTTCAGACGTCGCCTCTAGATCTTCTTGGCGCCCATTTTCAAAGACTAGAGACTCAGCCACAAAGCGTGAACCGTCTCTATAGGGTTCTATTTGCCCAATTACTTCTGTATCCGCGGGAATAATTACTCTTCCTCGTTTATTCCTGACATTTTCAGCGACTTTTAAGGTAACTGCTAATGTTTCTGTGGGTAACACTAAAACTTTTTCTGCTGTTTCTGACATCACAGGAATAACAGTACCTGAGGGAATGACTGTATCTAATGATTGTGATTGAACCATAGTTACAGGAGCTACATTCAAAGTCATGGCTACCAGAGTCGAGACTGCTTGTTTAAACATAGTTGAGTCGATAATTGAGATGATTCTATCTCTTAGACGCAACTCAACTAATTTTGTTTCTAGAAAAATTTATCTATAGCTACCGCTACTCCATCTTCTTCAACACTAGGCGCTACCCAATCGGCGATTT
Proteins encoded in this window:
- a CDS encoding DUF6883 domain-containing protein, producing the protein MKLPYRDSIRREQLVEKLTTYALNFEHKDGKHKARLFKAKLGITVNNQETLITAIFEAVNTQHASYTTTSQHGKQYVIDFIMETQVGTSKIRSAWIIPLEENYPRLTTIYPI